The Bacteroides fragilis NCTC 9343 genome includes the window TCTCCTGAAGGTAACTATAGCCGCAACATGAAATTGTCCGAAAACCGTGCATTGGCATTTGTCGGTTATCTGCAGAATCACGGAGGAGTTGACGAATCTCTGCTGACAGTCGATTGGAAAGGAGAAGACTGGTCCGGCCTGCGTCGTGAAGTTGCGGCTTCGAGTCTGATTGATAAGGGAGCTATACTTGCCGTTATCGACGGACATACGGATTTCGCCACACGAAAAAATCGGTTGCAGGCGCTGAATGGAGGAACTACCTACCGGATGTTACTGAGGGACTATTATCCGCCTTTACGTCGTAATGAATATACCATTTCTTATGTGGCGCGTGCTTTTAATGTAGACGAGGCGAAGCAACTTATTAAAACCAAACCTCAGTACCTCAGTCTGAATGAAATGTTTCTCGTGGCGAATACTTACCCCAAGGACAGCGGTGAATTTAAAGAGGTGTTTGACATTGCTGCCCGCATTTATCCCGATGACCCGGTAGCGCGGCTCAACACTGCGGCACTTGAACTGGAGAATGGCGCTATAGATGCTGCCATAGTCCGACTTCAGAAGTCGGATATGCCTGAAGCATGGAATAATTTAGGAATCGCATACATCTTGAAACAAGATTATAAGAAAGGAGGAGAGTATCTGGAAAAAGCGATTGATGCCGGCATTCAAGCGGCAGCATATAATATGGGGCAATTAGCAGCTTGGCTAAAGACCCAGGAGTGACTTATAAATGTATTTTTTTTTAATTAAACAATTGTAGAACTATGAAAGTAGAATGGAAAAAACTAATGTTCGGCCTCGCAATCGGAGCCGGAATGATGATGATGGCATCTTGTAGTGATGAAGAGAATTTTGACCCTGGTGGAAGTACCGGTAAGGAAACTCCGGAACCGACCGAGAAAGCATTTCTCTCCATGCGCCTGTCTACCGGTTCGTTGGCCGGTACCCGGGTGGCAGTCGACCCGACAACTTCGGGACGTACTGAAGAGCAAGTCGTGAATCATGTACGCATGGTGCTGTATGAAACCAAGAATAATACCGTGCGTTACTCTTGGGACCTGAATGTATCTACTGACGGAATGAATGAATTTACCGGAGGAGATGTAGTGAGAGGAGAAGATGTGCCATCGGCTACGCCGACTGTGAGTCGTTTTGTTACAGTAGGTCGTGAAGTGGTGAAACAGGATTATGAGTTATTGATATTGATCAATCCTCCCGGTGAATTGCTGGAGATTACCGAACAGGGAAATCCCAGAAGTTATTTATCGCGTGCAGCCAATATGACAAAAGAGTCGCTGATACAGCCTTATGGTATTGCTGCCGATAATAACTTTTATATGACTAATCATCAGGACCTTACTTTTGTTCCTGAGGTGGAGTTGAGGGATAATCAACGGATGGCCGAAGAAAATCCGGTAAGGGTCGAGGTGGAACGTGCGGTAGCTAAAGTCGTTGTCAGCGGAGTGCCTGAGGTAGTACCGCACGGTGATCGGATTGACAATCTGAAATGGGGACTGGATGTGACCAATATGTATACCTACTGGATGCGTAAGATGACTTTTATAGCTAACTCGGGTGGTGTTCCGAATGAAATGGAACAACTCAATGCCGGATACCGCGAGGAACGCTATGCCGAAGATCCTAACTTTACAAGATTCAGTTCCTGGAATGGAGGAAACCCTGTCGGACAGTTTGAGTATTTGTCAGGGACTCCGGAGTTGAGCAAGAATTTTGATGACTATGATTATACGCTGGAAAATACGATGGACGCTGCCGACCAGCGGCATGACGTAACTACCCGTGTAGTGATTAGCGGAACTTACACGCCGAATGGCTTCGGATCGGTTGCGACTCGTAACGGAGGGGGCATCAGTTTCTACTATTTCAAAGGCAATGCTATCAGAGTGGAAGCCATGCGGGATATGGTAAATGACAGGGGGCAGATTCCTCAGGAATTACGTGATGCAGGTTTGGAACAGGCTATAGAGAACGTACTGGCCTGGAACCCGAATGCATTTAATTCACCTACGGTTTCTTTTTCGGAGGGTGGCATTAATTTCTACTATCAAGGAGTGTGCTATTATACGGTTCTGATTCGTCATTTCTCCAATAACATGGTACCTGTATTGATGGGATACGGACGCTATGGCGTGGTACGGAATAATGTATATCAGCTTAGTATCAATAAGATTATCGGTCCGGGACAGCCGGTGATCAATCCTCCCGGAACAGATCCGGATGACGAAGACACTTCCTGGATCTCGGCTGACGTCAACATTATGCGGTGGTATATCCGTAATCAGAATGTAGAGGAACTTTTATAAATTCTTTCTTATAAACTAAACTGAAGTAACTATGAACAGATTTATCGGATACATACAGGTTGCATGTTGCTGCCTTCTGCTATGTGCTTCCTGCGTCAGAGACGGGATGGATGAAGATTGCAACTCTTATGTCCGCTTTGTATACGACTACAACCTGGAATACATAGACTTGTTTCATAAGCAGGCAACCAAGATGAACCTGTATGTATTCGATGAAAAAGGTGTATTTGTGACAGAATTGAAAGAAGAATCCGGTGCTTTTGCACCGGATTACCTGATGACTTTACCCGGAGCCATGGCAGGCAGAAGATATATTTTTGTGGCTTGGTCGGGGTTGTATGGCGAGTCGTACGACAAAGTTACCCTGACTCCCGGGGTATCTACGTTGGAAGATCTGGAAGTCAGTGTCAACAATCTGAAAACCCGGATTGGAGGAGGGGTGGTCGACAGAGAACTCCATTTACTGTGGCATGGCAAACAGACGGAGGTATCTCCACAGTATAATAATGATATCACCACTGTCTCTTTGCTGAAGAATACGAAGAAATTCCGTATCATCATGCAGATGCTCGACGACAGCAGTATTCACGTGGATGATTATGATTTTCGAATTATTTCGCCCAATGGGAGGTACAACCATGAAAATGGGCTTTTGGGAGACGAAACGGACGAGAAAGTGGAATATACTGCTTATCATACCGAAGACGATCCTGAGACCGGAGCTATAGCCGAACTGAATACGTTGCGTCTGATGACTGATACCGAAAACAGATTGGTTATCACGCATAAGTCATCGGGTAATGTGATTCTTGACATCCCCTTGAATAAATATCTTAATGCGCTGAGGCTTCAGCAATATGCTGATATACCCTTGCAGGAATATCTGGACCGTGCCGATAAACACGGTATTATTCTATTCTTTAAAGGTATGGATGGCAACGGAAATTATATAAGTGTGGATGTACAGATCAACGGTTGGCTGATCCGGAAGCAAGAGGTCGATGGAGTTTAAGTATCAGGGTGTAGCTATCCGTTCCGGATGGCTACACCCTAATGCCGATATGGCTACACCCTACAGAAGAAAGGGTGTAGCCATATTTTTATACAGGTATTGGTCGGTCGGGGGTTACAGGGTGTCGATGAAACTCTTCTGCTGTTCCAGGAAAGTAATTCTTTGGGACTCTCCGCTTTCTGAAATCAGTGTGGAGTGTCTTTTCAATGATTGTATCCAGTCTTTTTGTATGCCGCAAATTCGTGGGCTTTGAGAGTCCATTGAGTTAATAGAATATACCCGGAGGAGACTGATTTGGAAATCTTTCTTTTCTATATAGCTGTAGGTTGCTTCAAAATCGATATTGGATAAGTAAATGGCTACTTTGTTTCCGTTACTGAATTCACCTTTTGCGGATATCTGTTCCAGTTCATGCAGCAACAGTTCCAGTTCGTTTTTTAAATGTATCAGGTCTGTTTCCGAAATCAGATTGAGGCCGGCAAAATACTTCATCTCTTTTACAAACGAGTAGAAGACATTGCTGTCCCATATAAAACAGGTCTTTCTGCACGCTTTGACAGCCTCACTCAACAGTTTATGGGCATGGACCGCTTTGTCCGGTATGTGCATTCCCGATAAGCTGTTTGGGGTACGTATTTTTCCATTTTGATAAATCCATCTGCACAGGCGAAACTTTGATAAGTATTCGTACGAAGAATAGAGGGTGAAAGGAATTACGTTCGAAGCGGTATATATCTTCGTGCTGATATCATCTTTTACGTAGTTGAATATGCGCAGATAGCGTTCTATAATCTCATAATAACTTTCCAGAGGATCGGGTGAGTGAAGCAGGTTTAAATCGAAAGTCACACGGTTCGACTGGTGATTTCCAATAATCTGATCAATTGATATTCCCAGTTTGCATGAAATCATGGCAATTTCGTCAAAGGTGAAAGCCACTTCGCCTCGTAATCTTCGGTATACAGCCTCTTTTCCCATACATAGGGCATCTGTCAGGTAGTTGGCCAGATTTATTCCACGGGGAATCCGTTCTTTCATTGCTGCAATGAGTTCGTTAACGATATAATTTTTCATAACTGCCGTTTGGGTTATTGATTAATAATATTGCGAGAATCACAATGGCTTGTGACATATGCAAATATAGAGTAAGTAGACCGAACTTTTGTATGGTATATCATGTGTAGAAAAAAGAGGGATTTTCTGATTGGAGAATTATTGCCGGAGGGATGGCTGGAGAATGAAAAAAAACAGATGGCATTGCCATCTGTTTCCGATAATTGTCACTGTTCTCCTACCTTGTTTCGTTTTTCGTTTTTAATAAAGTTATAAGGTATTTATTATTTCACGCTGTTCATTAAAGAAACGTATACGTTGCATCTCTCCGCTTTCGGATATTTGAGTTGAGAATTTTTTGAGTGATTGTACCCACTCTTTCAGGCTGCGGAACATGCCGTCATCCTGCGTTGTAATGGCATTGATAGAGTATATGCGTATCATACTGATATGGCTGTTGCTGGTTGCCACATAGCTATAGGTGGCATCGAACTTGATATTTGAGATATAGATACGTACATCGTTACCGGTTTCATACTTACCTTTTCCGGCCAACTCTTCCAATTCATCCGTCAGAAGCAATAAATCGTCTTTTATCAACTCTTTGTCTTCTTCCGAAACCAGGTGGATTTCCGAAAAGAACTGTATGTCTCTCACTACATGTTCGAATACGGTATTGTCCCAGATATAATCAGTCGTCTTCATCTGCTGTGTCATATTGACAAAGTCTTTCTGGATGTTATATATTTTGTGGGGAATCTCCAGTTCATCAAAATGCTTGCATTTGATATTTTCATTCTGGTACATCCATTTAAACAGACGAAACTTTGAAAGTACATCATGTTTGAGATATAATGCTTGAGGCAATATGTTTGAAGAGGTTGCCATTTCTGTAGTGGGATCTTCCCGGATGTTATCGAATGCATCGACATATTTCGTGAGAATATCGTGATAGGTTTCGAATGTATTGGTATGGTGTACGACGTTCAGGTCGAATACCGCATTGTTGCTGAAACTCACACCGATCATCTTGTCGAGCGATATTCCCAATTTTCTCGAGATGACGGCAGCTTCTGCCAAAGTAAACGGTACTTCTCCCCGCAGTCGGCGATAGATGGCCTCCTTACCTATATATAAAATGTCCATTAGAGTGTTTGCCAGGTTGGTTCCGGTCGGCATCTTTTCTTTTGCGGCTTCTATTAAGCCTATATTTAATTCGTTTGTTATCATAATTTTCAGTTTGTACTGTTTCTCTGTTTAACACTTTTATCCCCCGGCTTGTTTCGCAATTCGCAACTATTTTTTATTTGATGCCCTTACTTGCAAAAAGAGGAAGTCTGTCACGATCAATCTACATATAGAGAAAGGGCCGGAGGGACAGAAACATTCTGCCGGTCACAAATATCCTTCAATCCCGATGTAGTTTTGTGACATAAGCCGGAAAGCTTGTTTTTTTATGTCAAACTCCTAAAGTGATTACGATGGATTTAGAAAAGGTATTAATTAGAGAGATAAACAATGATAGTCGTATTTTTCTGTATAAAGAGGGAGATTGCTGGAGTGCGCACGATAATTCCGCACGGCATCTTTGCTTTTTATATTCTCAGTTCAACGCGTATGATCGCATTTATCAGGCGTATGAGATTGTATTAAAGTGCGTTATGTTGAGTAATGCAATGATTGAGAAGTTTATCGAACATACATTGGTGAGTACGGTTCATGAAGATGAAATTGAAATCTGCATTCCAAAAGAAAAAAGAGCAGAATTAGAAAGCTGGCGTAGTACGTCCGGCTTATAAAAGAATTTTTAGAATCAGTTTCTTTTTATTAAAAATATATGTTCGAAAAACTTGCATATTTTAATCAAATCTTATACATTTGTCCAGATATAGATGAGAAGAGAGCATGTATTTGCCCTTTGTCATTATAAAATAATTACATGAAAAGAATCTTAGTTAGCGGAGGTGCGGGTTTTATTGGTTCGCATCTTTGTACCCGGCTAATCAACGAGGGGCACGACGTTATTTGTCTGGATAATTTTTTTACCGGATCAAAAGAAAATATTATCCATTTGATGGATAACCACCATTTCGAAGTGGTACGTCATGATATAACATTTCCATATAGTGCTGAAGTAGACGAAATATACAACCTTGCCTGCCCGGCTTCTCCCATACATTATCAGTACGATGCCATTCAAACCATTAAAACATCCGTAATGGGAGCTATCAATATGTTGGGGTTGGCCCGTAGACTCAATGCTAAAATATTGCAAGCTTCAACCAGTGAGGTTTACGGAGATCCGGAGGTTCATCCGCAACCTGAATCTTATTGGGGAAATGTCAATCCGATCGGCATCCGTTCTTGTTATGATGAAGGGAAACGTTGTTCTGAAACTCTCTTTATGGATTATCATCGGCAGAATAACGTACGCATTAAAATTGTTCGTATTTTCAATACATACGGTCCTCGGATGTTGCCGAACGACGGGAGAGTGGTTTCTAATTTTCTTATCCAGGCACTGAAGAACGACGATATTACTATCTATGGGACAGGTGAGCAAACCCGTAGTTTCCAGTATATTGATGATTTGGTCGAGGGAATGATCCGGATGATGAATACGGGTGATGATTTTACCGGACCGGTAAATCTTGGCAATCCGAATGAATTTTCCATGCTTCAGTTAGCGGAGAAGATCATCCGGAAGACCGGATCGAAGTCGAAGATTACTTTTAAGCCCCTGCCGCACGACGATCCCCAACAGCGTAAGCCTGATATCAGACTGGCACAGGAGAAATTGGGTTGGCAACCGACTATTTTGCTGGATGAAGGTTTGGATCGTATGATTGACTATTTCAAAATGAAGTATAAGTTATAATAAAATAAGAACTCAAGATTAAAGCTACATAAAGATGAATATGGAAATTAATCCCTCGGAATATAAAATTCTCATTGTAGACGATGTTATGTCCAATGTCCTTTTATTGAAGGTATTGCTGACCAATGAGAAGTTTAACATAGTGACAGCTAGCAATGGGAATCAGGCATTGGACCAAGTAAAGAAAGAGAATCCCGACCTGATATTGCTGGATGTGATGATGCCGGATATGAGTGGTTTTGAAGTTTCTCAAAAGTTGAAGGCGGATCCCGAAGCGGCCCATATTCCGATCATCTTTTTGACCGCACTGAATAGTACCGCCGATATAGTCAAAGGATTTCAGGTAGGCGGCAACGATTTTATCTCTAAACCTTTTAATAAAGAAGAACTGATTATTCGGGTCAGTCATCAGATTTCTTTAGTAGCGGCCAAACGTATTATTGAAGCCAAAACGGAGGAACTTAAAAAGACTATTATCGGGCGTGATAAGCTTTATTCTGTGATTGCCCATGACCTCCGTTCGCCTATGGGATCTATTAAGATGGTGCTTAATATGCTGATTCTTAGTTTGCCCAAAGAAAAAATCGGCGAAGATATGTATGAGCTGCTGACTATGGCCAATCAGACTACCGAAGATGTGTTTTCGTTGTTGGATAACTTACTGAAATGGACAAAAAGCCAGATAGGTAAGCTTAAAGTCGTATATCAGGATATCGACATGGTGGAAGTTGTAGAAGGAGTAGGAGAAATCTTCGCAATGGTTGCCGGCCTGAAGAATATTCGTTTGCGAATTGAATCGCCGGAATGTCAGGCGGTACATGCCGATATCGATATGATAAAGACAGTGATACGCAATTTAATAAGCAATGCCATTAAATTCAGTAATGAAGGTTCCGAAGTTCTTATAAAAGTTGAAGAGTCGGATGGAATGTCGGTAGTTAGTGTTAAAGATAGCGGATGCGGTATTGACGAAGAAAGCCAGAAAAAACTGTTGCATACCGATACACATTTCAGTACATTCGGTACTAATAATGAAGAAGGTTC containing:
- a CDS encoding DUF3868 domain-containing protein, with protein sequence MKKFYFLILGIVLCGMVAQAQNSYEGHIGFGQHHVVRKGGELNVEVSLDLGAVKLAAQQMIVLTPVLRSTEGEEQQQLAPVVIAGPRRYRVLKRSLAFGTDNFEMSPMLVEKRKSGTPQTVNLHFGLPYHEWMRRAELILREEVTGCADCPVSQGDHTVITSVFDEQFTPRYELSYVTPPVEPLKQRSETHTAYLNFEVDKYVLLRNYKNNANVLADVDRIVNEIQNDSNLTVTEFRVTGYASPEGNYSRNMKLSENRALAFVGYLQNHGGVDESLLTVDWKGEDWSGLRREVAASSLIDKGAILAVIDGHTDFATRKNRLQALNGGTTYRMLLRDYYPPLRRNEYTISYVARAFNVDEAKQLIKTKPQYLSLNEMFLVANTYPKDSGEFKEVFDIAARIYPDDPVARLNTAALELENGAIDAAIVRLQKSDMPEAWNNLGIAYILKQDYKKGGEYLEKAIDAGIQAAAYNMGQLAAWLKTQE
- a CDS encoding Mfa1 family fimbria major subunit (Members of this family are fimbrial shaft proteins (major subunit proteins), found in the Bacteriodetes. The family is named for Mfa1 from Porphyromonas gingivalis, and is related to but distinct from the family of FimA from the species.), encoding MKVEWKKLMFGLAIGAGMMMMASCSDEENFDPGGSTGKETPEPTEKAFLSMRLSTGSLAGTRVAVDPTTSGRTEEQVVNHVRMVLYETKNNTVRYSWDLNVSTDGMNEFTGGDVVRGEDVPSATPTVSRFVTVGREVVKQDYELLILINPPGELLEITEQGNPRSYLSRAANMTKESLIQPYGIAADNNFYMTNHQDLTFVPEVELRDNQRMAEENPVRVEVERAVAKVVVSGVPEVVPHGDRIDNLKWGLDVTNMYTYWMRKMTFIANSGGVPNEMEQLNAGYREERYAEDPNFTRFSSWNGGNPVGQFEYLSGTPELSKNFDDYDYTLENTMDAADQRHDVTTRVVISGTYTPNGFGSVATRNGGGISFYYFKGNAIRVEAMRDMVNDRGQIPQELRDAGLEQAIENVLAWNPNAFNSPTVSFSEGGINFYYQGVCYYTVLIRHFSNNMVPVLMGYGRYGVVRNNVYQLSINKIIGPGQPVINPPGTDPDDEDTSWISADVNIMRWYIRNQNVEELL
- a CDS encoding FimB/Mfa2 family fimbrial subunit, which codes for MNRFIGYIQVACCCLLLCASCVRDGMDEDCNSYVRFVYDYNLEYIDLFHKQATKMNLYVFDEKGVFVTELKEESGAFAPDYLMTLPGAMAGRRYIFVAWSGLYGESYDKVTLTPGVSTLEDLEVSVNNLKTRIGGGVVDRELHLLWHGKQTEVSPQYNNDITTVSLLKNTKKFRIIMQMLDDSSIHVDDYDFRIISPNGRYNHENGLLGDETDEKVEYTAYHTEDDPETGAIAELNTLRLMTDTENRLVITHKSSGNVILDIPLNKYLNALRLQQYADIPLQEYLDRADKHGIILFFKGMDGNGNYISVDVQINGWLIRKQEVDGV
- a CDS encoding UDP-glucuronic acid decarboxylase family protein, which gives rise to MKRILVSGGAGFIGSHLCTRLINEGHDVICLDNFFTGSKENIIHLMDNHHFEVVRHDITFPYSAEVDEIYNLACPASPIHYQYDAIQTIKTSVMGAINMLGLARRLNAKILQASTSEVYGDPEVHPQPESYWGNVNPIGIRSCYDEGKRCSETLFMDYHRQNNVRIKIVRIFNTYGPRMLPNDGRVVSNFLIQALKNDDITIYGTGEQTRSFQYIDDLVEGMIRMMNTGDDFTGPVNLGNPNEFSMLQLAEKIIRKTGSKSKITFKPLPHDDPQQRKPDIRLAQEKLGWQPTILLDEGLDRMIDYFKMKYKL
- a CDS encoding ATP-binding response regulator — encoded protein: MNMEINPSEYKILIVDDVMSNVLLLKVLLTNEKFNIVTASNGNQALDQVKKENPDLILLDVMMPDMSGFEVSQKLKADPEAAHIPIIFLTALNSTADIVKGFQVGGNDFISKPFNKEELIIRVSHQISLVAAKRIIEAKTEELKKTIIGRDKLYSVIAHDLRSPMGSIKMVLNMLILSLPKEKIGEDMYELLTMANQTTEDVFSLLDNLLKWTKSQIGKLKVVYQDIDMVEVVEGVGEIFAMVAGLKNIRLRIESPECQAVHADIDMIKTVIRNLISNAIKFSNEGSEVLIKVEESDGMSVVSVKDSGCGIDEESQKKLLHTDTHFSTFGTNNEEGSGLGLLLCQDFVVKNGGKLWFTSVKDEGSTFYFSIPLKK